The following proteins come from a genomic window of Bradysia coprophila strain Holo2 unplaced genomic scaffold, BU_Bcop_v1 contig_138, whole genome shotgun sequence:
- the LOC119073788 gene encoding aminomethyltransferase, mitochondrial, protein MISFRVLSRSSRNLLQRSACAYATNATSVPEKTSLYDFHVANNGKMVDFAGYLLPVQYANLGIAASHLHTRKHASIFDVSHMLQTYVHGKDAIDCFEKLCTADIIGLPDNTGTLTVFTNADGGILDDLIVTKVRSDLLYVVSNAARKDHDKGLIQNAVDEYKKSKKDVSVEFLEPRDRALIAVQGPEAMKAVQGLANVSFDKFYFMQTMTTELAGVSDCRITRCGYTGEDGCEISIPAEKSRHVVENLLGSQLGNVELAGLGARDSLRMEAGLCLYGSDIDESTKPVESGLAWLVAKRRRAEANFPGAAAVLDQLKNGSKQRRIGIKMANGPPARHGAEIFKDGKRIGTVTSGCPSPSIGGNIAMGFVLDAYKGVGQQVELSIRNKMYSAEIAKMPFIKTNYYSDKK, encoded by the exons ATGATTAGTTTCAGAGTGTTATCTCGATCGTCGAGAAATTTGTTACAAAGATCGGCTTGTGCTTATGCAACGAATGCCACGAGTGTGCCAGAAAAAACGTCATTGTATGATTTTCACGTAGCCAACAATGGAAAAATGGTAGACTTTGCAG GTTACCTTTTACCGGTTCAGTATGCAAATTTGGGCATTGCAGCGTCTCACCTGCACACGCGAAAACATGCATCAATATTCGATGTCTCTCATATGCTACAAACGTATGTCCATGGTAAGGACGCCATCGATTGTTTCGAGAAACTCTGTACAGCTGACATTATCGGATTACCCGACAATACTGGGACACTGACAGTCTTTACAAACGCTGATGGCGGCATTCTCGATGATTTAATTGTAACTAAGGTACGATCTGATCTTCTGTATGTTGTGTCAAATGCGGCCCGAAAAGATCATGACAAGGGGCTGATTCAGAACGCGGTGGATGAATACAAGAAATCTAAGAAAGATGTGTCAGTAGAATTTCTAGAACCTAGAGACCGAG CTCTGATTGCTGTTCAAGGCCCTGAAGCAATGAAAGCAGTCCAAGGCCTTGCGAATGTGTCtttcgacaaattttattttatgcaaaCAATGACCACAGAACTGGCTGGTGTATCCGATTGCCGTATCACAAGATGTGGTTATACCG GAGAGGATGGCTGTGAAATATCGATACCAGCTGAAAAGTCACGTCATGTTGTCGAGAATTTACTTGGCAGCCAACTTGGAAATGTAGAGCTAGCTGGGCTAGGAGCTCGAGACTCACTTAGAATGGAAGCAGGTCTATGTTTGTATGGCAGTGATATAGATGAAAGTACCAAACCTGTGGAATCTGGACTAGCTTGGCTAGTCG CTAAAAGACGCCGTGCCGAAGCGAATTTTCCTGGTGCAGCCGCCGTGCTcgatcaattaaaaaatggaaGTAAACAACGACGAATCGGTATTAAAATGGCAAATGGCCCACCAGCCAGACATGGAGCAGAAATATTCAAAGACGGTAAACGTATTGGAACGGTGACCAGTGGATGTCCTAGCCCTAGCATCGGTGGAAATATCGCCATGGGCTTTGTATTGGATGCGTATAAAGGTGTTGGCCAGCAGGTGGAATTGAGCATAAGGAATAAAATGTACAGCGCAGAAATTGCTAAAATGCCATTCATTAAAACGAATTATTATTCGGATAAGAAGTGA